A DNA window from Iodobacter ciconiae contains the following coding sequences:
- a CDS encoding inositol monophosphatase family protein — translation MSDFERLPDLVALARRVAADEIMPRFQQVAFSRKHDGSLFTEADIASQAALQRELPKIVNCPVLGEEMNVAEQKALWVNHEDGLWIVDPIDGTTNFVHGLPHFSVSIALFRQGRPVLGVVYVPALDECFSAAAGYGAWMNGQSLPLRLDIPKSLCEAVAAVEPKYLGGRLPARVVSVAPFSSLRNYGSSTIDWCWLAAGRTDLMLHGSQKLWDYAAGVLILLESGGQIASIHHDNYWQDNIWQRSVVAARCPSLFKPWLEWVKNNR, via the coding sequence GTGAGTGATTTTGAGCGTTTACCCGATTTGGTTGCTTTGGCCCGCCGTGTAGCGGCTGACGAAATTATGCCGCGTTTTCAGCAGGTGGCATTCAGTCGTAAACATGATGGCAGCCTCTTTACCGAGGCCGATATAGCATCGCAAGCAGCATTACAGCGTGAGCTCCCTAAAATTGTAAACTGCCCGGTGCTTGGCGAAGAAATGAATGTGGCAGAGCAAAAAGCGCTGTGGGTAAATCACGAAGATGGTTTGTGGATTGTTGATCCGATTGATGGCACAACTAATTTTGTGCATGGTTTGCCGCATTTCTCTGTATCAATCGCTTTATTTCGCCAGGGGCGGCCCGTGCTGGGAGTGGTTTATGTACCGGCTTTGGATGAGTGTTTTTCGGCAGCTGCAGGTTATGGCGCCTGGATGAACGGGCAGTCTTTGCCACTACGCCTGGATATACCCAAGTCTTTGTGTGAGGCGGTGGCGGCAGTGGAGCCTAAGTATTTGGGCGGGAGATTACCAGCCCGGGTGGTGAGCGTAGCACCGTTTAGCAGCCTGCGTAATTATGGATCATCAACCATAGACTGGTGCTGGCTGGCAGCAGGGCGCACTGATTTAATGCTGCATGGCTCGCAAAAGCTATGGGATTACGCGGCAGGGGTATTGATTTTGCTGGAATCCGGCGGGCAAATTGCCAGCATTCATCATGATAATTATTGGCAGGATAATATCTGGCAAAGATCAGTGGTAGCCGCGCGTTGCCCATCCTTATTTAAGCCTTGGTTGGAATGGGTAAAAAATAATCGTTAA
- a CDS encoding TerD family protein: MTKGGSLPLTKNSTPLQAVRLELSWSPPKNSSKGSYDLDASCFPLSSTGGGPMGKITEVDHICYWGQQKTPSMEHLAGDDRTGDGNGPDEVILIHFNALPASCDLIAIVGTIDKAIERGQSFAEVADAKMQIFNNQTNELLAEARLAALDAGSTGCLFASIRKKDQVWTVENVSQGYPGKELPDFFQLFGYQG, from the coding sequence ATGACTAAAGGCGGTAGCTTACCGCTCACCAAAAACAGTACTCCATTACAAGCAGTCCGCCTTGAGCTTTCCTGGTCACCACCAAAAAATTCAAGCAAAGGCAGCTATGACTTAGATGCAAGTTGCTTCCCTTTAAGCAGCACAGGTGGTGGCCCAATGGGAAAAATCACCGAAGTTGATCATATTTGCTATTGGGGCCAGCAAAAAACTCCATCTATGGAGCACTTGGCAGGGGATGATCGTACCGGAGACGGAAATGGCCCGGATGAAGTCATTCTGATTCACTTTAATGCCCTGCCCGCCAGTTGTGATTTAATCGCTATTGTTGGCACCATTGATAAAGCTATCGAGCGCGGACAAAGCTTTGCCGAAGTTGCTGATGCAAAAATGCAGATCTTCAATAATCAAACCAATGAATTATTAGCCGAAGCCAGGCTTGCAGCGCTGGACGCGGGCTCGACCGGCTGCTTATTTGCAAGTATCCGTAAAAAAGATCAGGTCTGGACCGTAGAAAACGTAAGCCAGGGCTATCCGGGTAAAGAATTACCTGATTTCTTTCAGTTATTTGGTTATCAGGGCTGA
- a CDS encoding type VI secretion system Vgr family protein encodes MVSQAQLLGSDGGFAKYKLTVEPPFALLRYRRTSRVFQDLSVPDLIKQVLAEHQDKNPVFASVQTLDFKLSGNYPPQSYTTQKNESDYAFLCRIMQREGLSWRFVHLAGDSPQVQLVIFDDAYAIPEASDSHVRFHRADSTEEDDALTDWTTQRQLRSSSVALASFDYKAVKTNQSFDDSAVDQGEGGQQIQSSFEDYGSLAHYYANNAEDLSHYAQLRQQSHDQAKKSFSGLGTLRSLQAGQWFRLDDHPAHEWDEAEKREFVVTELKFTANNNLPVDLTQQLLMLAPGLLAGSNPADAAENAPYQADFSAQRRGPPHAMTKAASPVALGYKPPPWSALPVQKSIPTSWAV; translated from the coding sequence GTGGTTTCCCAGGCACAATTATTAGGCTCTGATGGTGGCTTTGCCAAATACAAGCTCACTGTTGAGCCGCCCTTTGCCCTGCTTAGATACCGGCGCACTTCTCGCGTTTTTCAGGATTTATCTGTACCAGATTTGATTAAACAGGTTCTGGCCGAGCATCAGGACAAAAACCCCGTCTTTGCCTCAGTACAAACGCTGGATTTCAAACTGTCCGGCAATTACCCTCCCCAATCTTATACCACCCAGAAAAATGAATCTGATTATGCGTTTCTATGCAGAATCATGCAGCGTGAAGGCTTATCCTGGCGCTTTGTTCATTTAGCGGGCGATTCACCGCAAGTACAACTGGTGATTTTTGATGATGCTTACGCCATTCCAGAGGCCAGTGATTCACACGTCAGGTTCCACAGGGCGGATTCTACGGAAGAGGATGATGCACTCACCGATTGGACTACTCAGCGCCAGCTGAGAAGCAGTAGCGTAGCTTTAGCCAGCTTTGATTATAAAGCCGTTAAGACGAATCAAAGCTTTGATGACAGCGCGGTTGATCAGGGTGAAGGCGGCCAGCAAATTCAGTCCAGTTTTGAAGATTACGGCTCACTCGCGCACTACTACGCGAACAATGCCGAAGACCTTAGTCACTACGCACAACTACGCCAGCAATCGCACGATCAGGCTAAAAAGTCTTTTAGCGGCTTAGGCACTTTGCGATCTTTGCAGGCTGGGCAATGGTTTCGTTTAGATGACCACCCCGCTCACGAATGGGACGAGGCTGAAAAAAGAGAGTTCGTAGTCACCGAGCTTAAATTTACCGCCAATAATAATTTACCCGTCGATCTCACCCAGCAACTGCTGATGCTTGCACCGGGCCTGTTGGCGGGTTCAAATCCAGCAGATGCAGCAGAAAATGCACCTTATCAGGCAGACTTTAGCGCCCAGCGCCGGGGCCCACCCCACGCTATGACGAAAGCAGCAAGCCCAGTAGCTTTGGGGTACAAACCGCCACCGTGGTCGGCCCTGCCGGTGCAGAAGTCCATACCGACGAGCTGGGCCGTATAA
- a CDS encoding VWA domain-containing protein → MSLPMAKEQDKVRLVLQKQNAPPGFKINMKLFADVSGSFKDEFTKKLPSGGYIVDPFFTAALAIAGVIDPDRNIQIIGFSDRALDTGDYSVDTETDIRTDFLNRAKPILWGSTDYAKALEALLKSKAMEQTLGGMLKGLFSFGKKKTAEKKEAFLVLFVSDGEDMGSAPHFISQLNELAKIGTFVVLIGANSDKKVKFNLMQKAAAEVEGCTFHRLTELASLSTDQLYDRIFDTEFKRWLEQLPAEYKN, encoded by the coding sequence ATGAGTTTACCAATGGCAAAAGAGCAAGACAAAGTTCGTTTAGTCTTACAAAAACAGAATGCGCCGCCAGGCTTTAAAATAAATATGAAACTATTTGCAGATGTAAGCGGTTCATTTAAAGATGAATTTACAAAAAAACTCCCCAGTGGAGGCTATATTGTTGATCCGTTTTTTACAGCCGCACTTGCAATAGCCGGTGTCATTGACCCGGACCGTAATATTCAGATTATTGGTTTTTCAGATAGAGCACTAGATACCGGTGACTATTCTGTTGATACCGAAACCGATATACGTACTGATTTTTTAAATCGGGCCAAACCCATTTTATGGGGCTCTACCGATTATGCAAAAGCACTCGAGGCACTATTAAAAAGTAAAGCCATGGAGCAGACTCTTGGTGGCATGCTCAAAGGTCTGTTTAGCTTTGGCAAGAAAAAAACAGCAGAGAAAAAAGAAGCATTTCTAGTATTATTTGTTTCAGATGGCGAAGATATGGGCTCGGCACCCCACTTTATTTCCCAATTAAATGAGCTGGCCAAAATTGGCACTTTTGTTGTATTGATTGGTGCAAACTCGGATAAAAAGGTAAAGTTTAATTTAATGCAGAAAGCTGCGGCAGAAGTTGAAGGCTGCACATTTCATCGCCTCACTGAATTAGCCAGCCTTTCAACAGACCAGCTCTATGATCGTATTTTTGATACTGAATTTAAACGCTGGCTTGAGCAATTACCTGCCGAATACAAAAACTAG
- a CDS encoding sodium:proton antiporter, with protein sequence MKKYLFLALCLLPGLVLAADFDGATLSLAWALPFVGILLSIALFPLFAPHFWHSHFGKVAAFWAACFLLPFTMVFGVPTSLGVIAHAMIDEYIPFILILFALYTISGGILVWGNLHGSAKLNTGILALGTVLASIMGTTGAAMLLIRPLIKANDNRKHNVHVVVFFIFLVANIGGGLTPLGDPPLFLGFLKGVDFFWTFSHMLPLVAFAAALLLTMFYFIDSYYFKKEGVLDIDKTQDKPIKIYGKLNFFLIAAVVAAVVMSGVWKPGISWHIAGTELAIQDLMRDLILLALALISLKFTPKPVRAGNDFNWGPILEVAKLFAGIFIVMAPAIAILRAGEAGHLASLVNTVSDASGGPIDYMYFWMTGLLSAFLDNAPTYLVFFNLAHGDAVHLMGPMASTLLAISAGSVFMGALSYIGNAPNFMVKAVAEDRGIKMPSFFGYMAWSCAILLPLFVLMTFVFFSHSL encoded by the coding sequence ATGAAAAAATATTTATTTTTAGCTTTGTGCCTGCTGCCCGGCCTTGTGCTGGCTGCAGATTTTGATGGTGCTACTTTAAGCTTGGCCTGGGCTTTACCTTTTGTAGGCATATTGCTTTCTATTGCGCTATTTCCTTTATTTGCCCCCCATTTCTGGCATAGCCATTTTGGTAAGGTAGCTGCTTTTTGGGCGGCGTGTTTCTTATTGCCATTTACGATGGTTTTTGGTGTGCCTACATCGCTGGGTGTGATTGCTCATGCAATGATTGACGAATATATCCCATTTATTTTGATACTTTTCGCGCTGTATACCATTTCGGGCGGAATTTTAGTTTGGGGTAATTTGCACGGCTCAGCAAAGCTGAACACGGGTATCTTGGCTCTGGGGACGGTATTGGCATCCATTATGGGGACAACGGGTGCAGCAATGCTTCTGATTCGCCCCTTAATTAAAGCCAATGACAACCGTAAACATAATGTGCATGTTGTGGTGTTTTTTATTTTTCTGGTGGCCAATATCGGAGGTGGTTTAACGCCTCTGGGTGACCCTCCTTTATTTCTTGGTTTTTTAAAAGGTGTGGATTTTTTCTGGACCTTTAGCCATATGTTGCCTTTGGTTGCATTTGCTGCGGCTTTATTACTGACAATGTTTTACTTTATTGATAGCTATTACTTCAAAAAAGAGGGCGTGTTAGATATTGATAAAACCCAAGATAAACCAATCAAAATTTACGGCAAGCTCAATTTCTTTTTAATTGCGGCCGTGGTGGCAGCAGTGGTGATGTCTGGTGTCTGGAAGCCCGGTATTAGCTGGCATATTGCAGGCACCGAGCTGGCTATCCAGGATTTAATGCGTGATTTGATTTTACTGGCATTAGCATTGATTTCTTTGAAATTTACTCCTAAGCCAGTGCGTGCAGGTAATGATTTTAACTGGGGCCCCATTTTAGAAGTGGCTAAATTATTTGCCGGTATCTTTATTGTAATGGCCCCGGCAATCGCCATTTTACGGGCCGGGGAGGCTGGGCATTTGGCCTCACTGGTAAATACTGTGAGCGATGCCAGTGGTGGCCCAATTGATTATATGTATTTCTGGATGACGGGCTTGCTATCAGCATTTCTGGATAATGCTCCGACTTATCTCGTGTTCTTTAATCTGGCTCATGGCGATGCAGTACATTTAATGGGCCCAATGGCTTCTACCCTGCTGGCTATTTCTGCAGGCTCGGTGTTTATGGGGGCATTAAGTTATATTGGTAATGCACCTAATTTTATGGTGAAAGCCGTTGCAGAAGACCGTGGGATTAAAATGCCGAGTTTCTTTGGCTATATGGCATGGTCTTGTGCTATTTTATTACCATTGTTTGTTTTAATGACTTTTGTTTTTTTTAGTCATTCGCTTTAG
- a CDS encoding DUF2345 domain-containing protein, with protein MVGPAGAEVHTDELGRIKIQFTWQRAAEHPEFGANLDDKSSCWVRVAYPSAGASWGHQFIPRIGQEVLVSYLDNDIDRPIVTGVVHNGSHPPATFSGVGALPANKTLSGIKTKEHDGGQYGELLFDDSKGEVRTKLSSEHAKTQLNMGFLTHPRNNGKATARGEGAELRSDASISIRAAQGLLLTTYGKLQASGNQLARTEMIELLDQCAELFKAFGDYASTNQALTLDQAAQTELIDSIKNWEKGSNADPKAQGGGKPVMSFTAQAGLSFTTPQTILAYAGLNMDVAAKKHLQWTSGERFSLNAGQGISQFAQSGDFRMIAHQGQFLIQAQANDFMAQAEKNIRMIAVDEIYLMAKKVNLIAEDGSFIKVGDGITLGTKGAVNIKAASKSMSGPATESINLPVFQSGKADQKFQLHYPSSDPSKPQIAALRDYEITLKDGSKLKGVSDAEGKTQLLEETSMQVAQIRILPKKD; from the coding sequence GTGGTCGGCCCTGCCGGTGCAGAAGTCCATACCGACGAGCTGGGCCGTATAAAAATTCAATTCACATGGCAAAGAGCCGCAGAACACCCTGAGTTCGGTGCAAATCTGGATGATAAATCCTCCTGTTGGGTTCGCGTTGCCTACCCTTCTGCGGGGGCAAGCTGGGGTCATCAATTTATCCCGCGTATCGGCCAAGAAGTTTTAGTCAGCTACCTCGACAACGATATCGACCGGCCCATTGTCACGGGTGTGGTTCACAACGGGAGTCATCCTCCGGCCACATTTAGCGGGGTGGGTGCGCTGCCTGCCAATAAAACGCTCTCTGGGATTAAGACAAAAGAGCACGATGGTGGCCAATATGGCGAGCTGTTATTTGATGATAGCAAGGGGGAAGTAAGAACCAAGCTATCGAGTGAGCACGCTAAAACTCAATTAAACATGGGCTTTCTGACTCATCCACGAAACAATGGTAAAGCCACTGCCCGAGGCGAGGGGGCAGAGTTGCGCTCTGATGCCAGCATCAGTATTCGTGCTGCCCAAGGTTTATTGCTGACGACTTATGGCAAATTACAAGCCAGTGGTAATCAATTAGCCCGGACCGAAATGATTGAATTACTGGATCAGTGTGCCGAGTTATTCAAGGCGTTTGGCGACTATGCCAGTACTAATCAGGCCTTGACTCTGGATCAGGCGGCACAAACAGAGTTAATTGATAGCATTAAAAACTGGGAAAAAGGCAGTAATGCGGACCCAAAAGCTCAGGGCGGCGGCAAGCCGGTCATGAGCTTTACAGCGCAGGCGGGGCTAAGCTTCACCACCCCGCAAACAATCCTTGCTTATGCGGGATTGAATATGGATGTGGCCGCAAAAAAACACCTGCAGTGGACTTCGGGAGAGCGCTTTAGTCTAAACGCAGGCCAGGGTATTAGCCAGTTTGCCCAGTCTGGGGATTTTCGCATGATTGCTCATCAAGGGCAGTTTCTTATTCAAGCTCAGGCTAATGATTTTATGGCCCAAGCAGAAAAAAATATTCGCATGATCGCAGTCGACGAAATTTACCTTATGGCGAAAAAAGTAAACCTGATTGCAGAAGATGGCTCATTTATTAAAGTGGGCGATGGCATTACGCTGGGCACCAAAGGGGCCGTCAATATTAAAGCGGCCAGTAAGTCCATGAGCGGCCCTGCTACTGAAAGTATTAATTTGCCTGTATTTCAATCTGGTAAAGCGGATCAAAAATTTCAATTGCATTACCCAAGCAGTGATCCAAGCAAACCGCAAATAGCCGCCCTACGCGATTATGAAATTACTCTGAAGGATGGTAGTAAGCTCAAGGGTGTTTCTGATGCAGAGGGAAAAACTCAATTGCTGGAAGAAACCAGCATGCAGGTTGCCCAAATCCGCATACTGCCTAAGAAAGACTAA
- a CDS encoding toxic anion resistance protein: MSQYKDLFGSPSSAPSPLSIDLTQTVNPSLNIIQPSEVTTLQPATADPALVAQIRQLGSEQLEEIGNRQTQQLVQLSDQLLAKTRASDTGEFGRGMNDVLKLMTTVHYDQLGEPSGLNGLVNRLKRTLNIAKVDVVQAFDSAKGQIDKICNDMRNRLRVMETDNQWLGNAYAANLADMRTLEQILPAIGIVLAEEQQKLAALDPNDPMQIAGQRQRVDRLTRRAETIELQIHQAKLRAFQIKGLEDANRGITDDFRSLLENAIPAWGTDISMGLLSLRQKANLEISNRVKDQIQSSMKRAADQIHDNVIAAETALQRQAVDINTLQHVQDKTIDMIRQKIQLAEQRSQQRKKTTQELIRMDAELKQTLKQ; encoded by the coding sequence ATGTCGCAATATAAAGATTTATTTGGCAGCCCATCGTCCGCCCCAAGCCCTCTCTCCATCGACCTTACCCAGACCGTTAACCCTTCGCTAAACATTATCCAGCCATCTGAAGTGACAACCTTACAACCGGCCACGGCAGACCCTGCCTTAGTTGCGCAGATTCGCCAGCTTGGCAGCGAACAGCTCGAAGAAATCGGCAACCGGCAGACACAGCAATTGGTTCAGTTATCCGATCAGTTATTAGCCAAAACACGCGCCAGTGATACCGGAGAATTTGGCCGTGGCATGAATGATGTACTCAAGCTGATGACCACCGTACACTACGATCAGCTGGGAGAGCCCAGCGGCTTAAACGGGCTGGTTAATCGTCTGAAACGCACTTTAAATATAGCCAAAGTCGATGTGGTACAAGCTTTTGATAGCGCCAAAGGGCAAATCGATAAAATTTGTAATGATATGCGCAATCGCCTGCGAGTCATGGAAACCGATAACCAGTGGCTTGGCAACGCTTATGCAGCCAATCTGGCAGATATGCGCACGCTGGAACAAATCCTGCCTGCCATCGGCATTGTGCTGGCCGAAGAGCAACAAAAACTGGCCGCCCTTGACCCCAACGATCCGATGCAAATTGCCGGACAAAGGCAACGGGTCGATCGCTTAACCCGCCGGGCCGAAACAATTGAGCTACAAATCCATCAGGCAAAATTGCGCGCATTTCAAATCAAAGGCCTGGAAGACGCAAATCGCGGCATCACCGATGATTTTCGCTCCCTGCTGGAAAATGCCATTCCGGCCTGGGGAACCGATATCAGTATGGGTTTACTCAGTCTGAGGCAAAAAGCTAATTTAGAAATTAGTAATCGCGTTAAAGACCAGATTCAGTCTTCAATGAAAAGGGCTGCAGACCAAATTCATGACAATGTAATTGCTGCAGAAACAGCACTGCAAAGGCAGGCGGTGGATATTAATACATTGCAACATGTGCAGGATAAAACAATTGATATGATTAGGCAGAAAATACAATTGGCCGAACAGCGCAGCCAGCAGCGGAAAAAAACAACGCAAGAACTTATCCGAATGGATGCCGAACTAAAGCAAACTTTAAAGCAATAA
- the gloA gene encoding lactoylglutathione lyase has product MRLLHTMLRVGNLELSIQFYIEVLGMRLLRRTDFAEGRFTLAFLGYEDEASGTVLELTHNWDTEKYDLGNAYGHIAIETDDIYVRCNDVRVKGGKVVREPGPMKHGSTIIAFVEDPDGYKIEFIQK; this is encoded by the coding sequence ATGCGCTTGCTGCATACCATGCTCCGTGTGGGTAATCTTGAACTATCTATTCAGTTTTATATCGAAGTACTCGGTATGCGTTTACTGCGCCGTACAGATTTTGCTGAGGGTCGTTTTACTCTGGCATTTTTGGGGTATGAAGATGAAGCCAGTGGTACGGTGCTTGAGCTTACCCATAACTGGGATACCGAAAAATATGATCTCGGTAATGCTTACGGGCATATCGCGATTGAAACAGATGATATTTATGTTCGCTGTAATGATGTGCGTGTGAAAGGGGGCAAGGTTGTACGTGAGCCAGGCCCGATGAAGCATGGTAGTACCATCATTGCTTTTGTTGAAGATCCAGATGGTTACAAAATCGAATTTATCCAAAAATGA
- a CDS encoding phosphoketolase family protein, which translates to MTQQLSLAQIDKMHAYWRAANYLSVGQIYLLGNPLLREPLKFAHIKPRLLGHWGTTPGLNFIYVHANRVIKQRKSPMIYITGPGHGGPGLVANTYLEGSYEEFYPHIDRTTAGMQRLFKQFSFPRGIPSHVAPETPGSMHEGGELGYSLSHAFGAAFDNPDQTVIAVVGDGEAETGPLAASWHSNKYLHPVNDGFVLPILHLNGYKIANPTLLSRISHEEISKMFEGFGYKPHFVELKTETFNEKDESFTEIHQKMASTMDLCMAELDAIRAKAQAEMDAGQPITRPRYPMIVMRTPKGWTGPKEIKGKKVEDYWRSHQVPFSDIDEENVHNLENWMKSYRPEELFNTDGSFKPELAELAPEGALRMGSNPVVHGQESKDLRMPDFRKYAVTFDKPGTVNVEATRVMGKFLRDVMDENEEQKNFRIFGPDETASNRWNDVFDVSGKTWFADYLEADKTNDFLAQDGRVMEILSEHTCQGWLEAYNLTGRHGFFSCYEAFIHVIDSMFNQHAKWLKTTRTINWRKPLPSLNYLLTSHVWRQDHNGFSHQDPGFLDHVINKRAEVIRVYLPADANTLLSVTDHVLRSRHYVNVVVAGKQPALQYLTMDQAITHCTKGLGIWDWASNDQDGEPDVVMACAGEVPTMEALAATDLLRQHFPDLKIRFVNVCDLMTLQPEKEHSHGLSDREFDALFTTDKPVMFAFHGYPWLIHRLTYRRNGHSNIHARGYIEEGSTSTPFDMVVVNKLDRFNLAIDVIDRVPVLQKIGAHVRQKLSDKLVEHGQYIAEHGDDMPEVKNWKWPY; encoded by the coding sequence GTGACTCAACAGCTATCTCTTGCACAAATCGACAAAATGCACGCTTACTGGCGTGCGGCTAACTATCTTTCTGTTGGTCAAATTTATTTGCTGGGTAATCCGCTTCTTCGTGAACCGCTTAAGTTTGCACATATTAAGCCACGTCTGTTAGGCCACTGGGGTACAACACCCGGCCTGAATTTTATTTACGTTCATGCCAATCGCGTTATTAAACAACGTAAAAGCCCGATGATTTATATCACCGGTCCTGGTCATGGCGGCCCGGGTCTGGTGGCAAATACTTATCTGGAAGGCAGCTACGAAGAATTCTATCCACATATCGACCGCACTACCGCCGGTATGCAACGTCTGTTTAAGCAATTTTCTTTCCCGCGCGGCATCCCTTCGCACGTAGCGCCGGAAACCCCGGGTTCGATGCACGAAGGTGGCGAGCTGGGTTATTCGCTTTCACACGCTTTTGGTGCTGCATTTGATAATCCAGATCAAACGGTAATCGCAGTTGTGGGGGATGGTGAAGCTGAAACCGGCCCGTTAGCTGCATCCTGGCACTCCAATAAATACCTGCACCCGGTGAATGACGGTTTTGTTCTGCCTATCTTGCATCTGAATGGTTACAAGATTGCCAATCCAACGCTGTTGTCCCGTATCAGTCATGAAGAAATCAGCAAAATGTTTGAAGGCTTTGGTTACAAGCCTCACTTTGTTGAACTGAAGACCGAAACATTCAATGAAAAAGACGAGTCATTTACCGAGATCCACCAGAAAATGGCTTCGACCATGGATCTGTGTATGGCTGAGCTGGATGCGATTCGTGCTAAGGCTCAGGCTGAAATGGATGCCGGCCAGCCGATTACCCGTCCGCGTTACCCAATGATTGTGATGCGTACGCCTAAGGGCTGGACTGGCCCGAAAGAAATTAAAGGCAAGAAAGTTGAAGATTACTGGCGCAGCCATCAAGTGCCGTTTTCTGATATCGATGAAGAAAACGTTCACAATCTAGAAAACTGGATGAAGAGCTATCGTCCGGAAGAGTTATTCAATACCGATGGATCGTTCAAGCCTGAGCTGGCCGAATTAGCACCGGAAGGCGCGTTGCGCATGGGTTCTAACCCGGTTGTGCATGGACAGGAATCTAAAGACCTGCGTATGCCGGATTTCCGTAAATACGCGGTTACTTTTGATAAGCCAGGTACTGTGAACGTTGAAGCCACCCGCGTGATGGGTAAGTTCCTGCGCGATGTGATGGATGAGAACGAAGAGCAAAAGAATTTCCGTATCTTCGGGCCGGATGAAACCGCATCCAACCGCTGGAACGATGTTTTCGATGTATCGGGCAAAACTTGGTTTGCTGATTACCTTGAAGCGGATAAAACCAACGATTTTCTGGCGCAAGATGGTCGCGTGATGGAAATTCTGTCCGAGCATACCTGCCAGGGCTGGCTGGAAGCATACAACCTGACCGGTCGTCATGGCTTCTTTAGCTGCTACGAAGCGTTTATCCACGTGATTGATTCGATGTTTAACCAGCATGCAAAATGGCTGAAAACAACACGCACCATCAACTGGCGTAAACCGTTGCCATCGCTGAACTACCTGCTTACATCGCACGTATGGCGTCAGGATCACAACGGTTTCAGTCATCAGGATCCGGGTTTCCTTGATCATGTGATCAACAAACGTGCAGAAGTGATCCGCGTTTACCTGCCAGCAGATGCCAACACCCTGCTCAGCGTAACTGATCATGTATTACGTAGCCGTCACTATGTAAACGTAGTGGTTGCCGGTAAGCAGCCAGCACTGCAATACCTGACCATGGATCAAGCGATCACCCATTGTACTAAGGGTCTGGGTATCTGGGACTGGGCGTCTAATGATCAAGATGGTGAGCCGGATGTCGTGATGGCTTGCGCGGGTGAAGTGCCGACCATGGAAGCTTTGGCTGCAACTGATCTGCTGCGCCAGCATTTCCCTGATCTGAAAATCCGCTTTGTAAACGTGTGTGATCTGATGACCTTGCAGCCGGAAAAAGAGCACTCACATGGCTTATCCGATCGCGAGTTTGATGCGCTGTTTACTACAGATAAACCGGTGATGTTTGCTTTCCACGGCTACCCATGGCTGATCCACCGCCTGACTTACCGTCGCAATGGCCACAGCAACATCCATGCGCGCGGTTATATCGAAGAAGGCTCGACCTCTACTCCGTTTGATATGGTGGTAGTGAACAAGCTGGATCGCTTTAACTTGGCCATCGACGTAATTGATCGTGTACCTGTCTTGCAAAAAATTGGCGCGCATGTTCGCCAAAAACTGTCAGACAAACTGGTAGAACACGGCCAATATATCGCAGAACATGGTGACGATATGCCAGAAGTTAAAAACTGGAAGTGGCCTTATTAA